In Deferribacter autotrophicus, the following are encoded in one genomic region:
- a CDS encoding branched-chain amino acid ABC transporter permease codes for MEIFFQQLINGLTIGSIYALVALGYTMVYGVMKLINFAHGDLVALSAYIGLVVMMQLTGASVPNYIVIPIVFIITAIVIAIIGVILERIAYRPLRSAPRLSAVVSALGAGMVIQNGIMLIWGPRPKIYPADVVPNIYWNIGGVSLGLMQLIILVLSLVLMVVLYLFVNKTKIGTAIRASAIDQLAAKLMGINVNKIIVLIFIIGSSLGSVGGLFIGMYYKGIYFNMGWIYGLNAFVAAIIGGIGNIPGAMLGGMLLGLFNAFIAGYVSSTWADAFTYILLIIILIFRPTGILGERVAEKV; via the coding sequence ATGGAAATATTCTTTCAACAGTTGATAAATGGGCTAACAATCGGGAGCATTTATGCTCTCGTGGCCCTTGGTTATACAATGGTTTACGGTGTAATGAAATTAATAAACTTTGCTCATGGTGATCTTGTTGCTCTATCTGCTTACATTGGACTTGTGGTGATGATGCAATTAACTGGGGCGTCTGTACCTAATTATATTGTAATACCGATAGTATTTATTATTACAGCAATTGTCATTGCGATTATTGGGGTGATTTTAGAAAGAATTGCTTATAGACCTTTGAGGAGTGCACCAAGGCTTAGTGCCGTTGTGTCAGCATTGGGTGCAGGAATGGTAATTCAAAACGGTATTATGTTAATTTGGGGACCTAGACCCAAAATTTATCCTGCAGATGTTGTGCCGAATATTTACTGGAATATTGGTGGTGTTTCACTTGGATTGATGCAGCTAATTATATTAGTTTTATCTTTAGTTTTAATGGTAGTGTTGTATCTGTTTGTAAACAAAACGAAGATTGGTACTGCAATAAGAGCCAGCGCCATTGATCAACTTGCAGCTAAATTGATGGGGATTAATGTAAATAAAATTATTGTACTGATATTCATAATCGGTTCATCATTAGGTTCTGTGGGTGGTTTGTTTATTGGGATGTATTATAAAGGGATATATTTTAACATGGGATGGATTTACGGTTTAAATGCTTTTGTGGCGGCAATTATTGGTGGAATAGGTAATATCCCTGGCGCTATGCTAGGTGGTATGTTACTTGGTTTGTTTAATGCCTTTATTGCTGGTTATGTATCAAGTACTTGGGCTGATGCCTTTACTTACATTTTGCTCATCATAATCTTAATATTTAGGCCAACCGGTATTCTTGGAGAACGTGTTGCGGAGAAAGTGTAA
- a CDS encoding branched-chain amino acid ABC transporter substrate-binding protein, with translation MRKIFLSLFLVLALVVSSFAGGTIKIGVQAPITGKFASEGQGIDNAVRLWVEQVNAKGGLLGKKIEVITCDDEGTAVKAAICARELVNKGVIAVIGSYTSTATEAAQATYFRAGVLQTSDGTSDTLVKHGYWTFFRNSSPNSAEGKFTADFFMNFKKYKRIATISDYSTFSVDLEKAVVDNTKKLGGNVVYRGKVKSGDQNFTPILTKIKSYNPDVIYFSGYYTDGGLIRAQMVQLGIKADFVGGDSNDNKEFIKLAGSAATGAYIINVPLPEYLPYDIAKKFLADYRAKYHEDPPSIWTLFNVDGLRAILHAIEVLKTTDTKKIADYLHNELKDFPGITGPITWDKRGERITSAYMAYEIQPNGEYKIVYPTK, from the coding sequence ATGAGAAAGATTTTTTTATCGTTGTTTTTAGTTCTTGCTCTTGTAGTTAGCTCCTTTGCAGGTGGTACTATTAAGATTGGTGTTCAGGCGCCAATAACAGGTAAATTTGCCAGTGAGGGGCAGGGTATCGATAATGCAGTAAGACTTTGGGTTGAGCAAGTAAATGCAAAAGGTGGTTTGCTCGGTAAAAAGATCGAAGTTATTACATGTGATGATGAAGGAACAGCAGTTAAGGCTGCTATTTGTGCAAGAGAGCTTGTTAACAAAGGTGTTATTGCTGTAATCGGTTCTTACACATCTACTGCTACAGAAGCAGCTCAGGCTACTTATTTTAGAGCAGGTGTTCTTCAAACAAGCGATGGTACAAGTGATACTCTTGTTAAACATGGCTACTGGACATTTTTCAGAAATTCATCTCCAAACAGTGCAGAAGGTAAATTTACTGCGGATTTCTTTATGAATTTTAAAAAATATAAAAGAATTGCTACAATTTCAGATTATTCTACCTTTTCAGTTGATCTTGAAAAAGCTGTTGTAGATAATACAAAAAAGCTTGGTGGCAATGTTGTTTATAGAGGTAAAGTTAAATCAGGTGATCAAAACTTTACTCCTATTTTAACAAAAATTAAATCTTACAATCCTGATGTTATTTATTTCAGCGGTTATTACACAGATGGCGGTTTAATAAGAGCTCAGATGGTTCAGCTTGGTATTAAAGCTGATTTTGTGGGTGGTGACTCAAATGACAATAAAGAGTTTATTAAGCTTGCAGGTTCTGCAGCTACTGGAGCATATATAATTAATGTGCCACTTCCAGAGTATTTGCCTTACGATATTGCTAAAAAGTTCTTGGCTGATTACAGAGCAAAATATCATGAGGATCCACCAAGCATTTGGACATTGTTCAATGTAGATGGTTTAAGAGCAATCCTTCATGCAATTGAAGTACTTAAAACTACAGATACTAAAAAAATTGCTGACTACTTACATAATGAATTGAAAGATTTCCCTGGAATTACTGGTCCTATTACTTGGGATAAAAGAGGTGAAAGGATAACAAGTGCATATATGGCTTATGAAATTCAGCCAAATGGTGAATATAAAATAGTATATCCAACAAAGTAA
- a CDS encoding ornithine cyclodeaminase family protein produces MRYISADEMNKLVDYKVLIDQMKVALSALSRGKVIVPQRIHLDSGRFKSTYLFMPVLSEELKKVAFKYVGVCSENIQRGIPAINGFVMLADAVTGIPEMFFDGATLTAIRTGAVGGTAIDLLSREDSKVMAVFGTGPQAETQIYAALSVREIEKIYVYYRRKEKGELFVKKIVNEVDVDVELTNDKSMIEKADIIIAATNSKIPLFDSSNLKFRDGVHINAIGSFKPDMQEIDEYVYEKFDVFVDSKIGCSKESGDIIKAIKKGVIKETEVREIGELIAKGFEFNFYKAKNTIFKSVGNAAFDLYSSFYFYNLIVTK; encoded by the coding sequence ATGAGATATATTTCTGCAGATGAGATGAATAAGTTGGTAGATTACAAGGTGCTGATTGATCAGATGAAAGTAGCACTTAGTGCTTTAAGTCGAGGTAAAGTGATAGTTCCTCAGAGAATACACTTGGATAGTGGTAGATTTAAATCGACTTATCTTTTTATGCCCGTTTTATCTGAGGAGCTTAAAAAAGTTGCTTTTAAATATGTCGGGGTCTGCAGTGAAAATATTCAAAGAGGAATTCCCGCAATAAACGGTTTTGTAATGCTTGCAGATGCAGTAACAGGTATACCTGAAATGTTTTTTGATGGAGCGACTCTTACTGCCATTAGGACAGGGGCAGTGGGTGGAACTGCAATTGATTTGCTCAGTAGAGAAGACTCTAAAGTTATGGCAGTTTTTGGGACTGGCCCTCAAGCTGAGACTCAAATTTATGCTGCTTTAAGTGTAAGAGAGATTGAAAAAATTTATGTTTATTACAGAAGAAAAGAGAAAGGGGAGTTGTTTGTCAAAAAAATTGTTAATGAAGTAGATGTGGATGTTGAGTTAACAAACGATAAGTCAATGATTGAGAAAGCAGATATTATCATTGCTGCAACAAATTCTAAAATACCTTTATTTGATAGCAGTAATTTGAAATTTAGAGATGGTGTACATATTAATGCCATAGGTTCTTTTAAGCCAGATATGCAGGAAATTGATGAATATGTGTATGAGAAATTTGATGTTTTTGTGGATTCGAAAATAGGTTGTTCAAAGGAAAGTGGAGATATTATCAAAGCAATAAAAAAAGGTGTTATAAAGGAAACTGAAGTTAGAGAAATTGGTGAACTTATTGCAAAAGGGTTTGAATTTAATTTTTATAAAGCCAAAAATACTATTTTTAAATCTGTAGGCAATGCTGCATTTGATTTATATTCTTCGTTTTATTTCTACAATTTAATAGTTACAAAATAG
- a CDS encoding proline racemase family protein, with the protein MWRKENLEQYSLSKSKGLILKTIDLHTAGEPLRVIYKGLPEIEASSVLEFRRKFKEKYDFIRRALMWEPRGHADMYGCVLLPPYREGVEFGVIFMHNEGFSTMCGHGILAVIKLAVECGLVEKEEPLTIINIDTPAGIVKGFAEISEGVLKKTYFQNVPSFLYLEDGKVKVDGIGEVVFDIAFGGAFYAYVDANSIGLNLNQDNIKQLIDWGMRIKKKIMDSYSIEHPLEKDLSFLYGVIFTDGKTGVGEVSRNVCIFADGEVDRSPTGTGVSGRLALHYAKREINKNDELIIESVIGTRFKCRIADITVFGDYDAVIPEVEGDAYIVGKSEFIIDETDPLKYGFFLR; encoded by the coding sequence ATGTGGAGGAAAGAAAATCTCGAGCAGTATTCTTTAAGTAAAAGCAAGGGGTTAATCTTAAAAACAATAGATCTTCATACTGCTGGTGAGCCATTAAGGGTTATTTATAAAGGTTTGCCGGAAATCGAAGCAAGTTCGGTCCTAGAGTTTAGAAGAAAATTTAAAGAAAAATATGACTTTATAAGAAGGGCTCTCATGTGGGAACCACGAGGGCATGCTGATATGTATGGATGTGTTTTACTGCCTCCATATAGGGAAGGTGTAGAATTTGGTGTAATATTTATGCACAATGAAGGATTTAGTACGATGTGTGGTCATGGCATACTTGCAGTAATAAAGCTTGCAGTTGAATGTGGTTTAGTCGAAAAAGAGGAACCACTAACAATTATTAATATTGATACTCCTGCAGGTATTGTAAAAGGATTTGCAGAAATTTCAGAGGGTGTATTGAAAAAAACATACTTTCAAAATGTTCCATCATTTCTTTATTTGGAAGATGGTAAAGTTAAAGTTGATGGAATTGGGGAAGTTGTTTTTGATATAGCATTTGGTGGGGCTTTTTATGCCTATGTGGATGCAAATAGTATAGGATTGAATTTGAATCAGGATAATATAAAACAGCTAATTGATTGGGGCATGAGGATTAAGAAAAAAATTATGGATAGTTATTCCATTGAGCATCCTCTCGAAAAAGATCTAAGTTTTTTGTATGGTGTTATTTTTACTGATGGTAAAACCGGTGTAGGGGAAGTAAGTAGAAATGTGTGCATTTTTGCTGATGGAGAAGTGGATAGGAGTCCTACAGGCACAGGAGTTAGCGGTAGACTTGCACTGCATTATGCTAAAAGGGAAATAAATAAAAATGATGAATTAATCATAGAAAGTGTTATTGGGACACGGTTTAAGTGTAGGATTGCTGATATTACAGTTTTTGGAGATTATGATGCAGTAATTCCTGAAGTAGAAGGGGATGCTTATATTGTAGGAAAATCTGAATTTATTATTGATGAAACTGATCCTTTAAAATATGGATTTTTTTTGAGGTAG